The Mytilus galloprovincialis chromosome 4, xbMytGall1.hap1.1, whole genome shotgun sequence genome contains a region encoding:
- the LOC143072809 gene encoding uncharacterized protein LOC143072809 — protein sequence MKASVLVVVLAFCAIHCNGFLFGQDGTWDNLRVTWGINPFGSMNFAAMPLTEADAKSKGFQKISDCGDSSGLHGRRYVKDNDMALILIYDVQGYIAGISAAVSNSLANGWPSTFLKNHPFVLSGNYYHISAYFVDPAIVCTSGRSAAEYKQQGVGTDLYIQNGTDPITNAIKIPHEQSDISSTQWTEGKCFPSMGKHYWFNVRKDMSCDEFWPVFLLYNGGKLNAFGWAMQADLTSPRVEHPPKSTISAFMNPPPDCIYKTGTLSTLHIYLTNNPAIDTC from the exons ATGAAGGCATCTGTTCTGGTGGTAGTGCTGGCTTTCTGTGCCATTCATTGTAATGGATTCTTATTTGGACAGG acgGCACATGGGATAACCTTAGAG TTACATGGGGAATAAACCCATTCGGTAGTATGAACTTTGCAGCTATGCCACTAACAGAGGCCGATGCAAAATCTAAGGGATTCCAGAAGATATCAGATTGTGGAG ATTCGAGTGGATTACATGGTCGTCGATATGTAAAAGACAACGACATGGCTCTTATTTTAATATATGACGTACAAGGATATATTGCTGGAATATCTGCTGCG gTCTCAAATAGCCTTGCAAATGGATGGCCATCAACCTTCCTGAAGAATCATCCATTTGTATTGTCAGGCAACTACTACCATATTTCAGCATATTTCGTCGACCCTG CGATCGTTTGTACGTCTGGTAGATCAGCAGCTGAATATAAGCAACAGGGAGTTGGAACTGACCTTTACATTCAGAACGGAACAGACCCTATTACAAATGCAATCAAAATCCCCCATGAACAGAGTGATATATCATCTACTCAATGGACAGAGGGAAAATGCTTTCCGTCAATGG GTAAACATTACTGGTTCAACGTCAGAAAGGATATGAGTTGTGATGAATTTTGGCCAGTGTTTCTATTGTATAATGGTGGTAAACTCAATGCTTTTGGTTGGGCTATGCAAGCAGATCTAACTTCACCAAGAGTTGAACATCCACCAAAGTCAACAATTTCG GCATTCATGAACCCACCACCAGACTGCATCTACAAAACTGGAACATTATCTACTTTACATATTTACCTGACCAACAACCCAGCTATTGATACATGCTAA